TCCGCTTTTATCTAATGTTATTAAAAGTAGCAGAAACTTATGACAATTCAATTCGtataaaacttattttaagaaataattatttgtaaattattacaaacgtTTTACTTCGGTTCAATAACATAGAATATATTGTTGTAAAGAAATACGATGTTGTAATTTTGTATTCGAATTTTCGTAGCTTTAGCAAATACTATCATATTTCATACTACTTATTTTAAACTTTTACATACAATGTACttaagattatattataaagtcACAtctataacaatatttattggTCTTCGAGatgatacaataaaaaataaataaataaatgaataaataaatatatatatatacgtattatatataaatacatatacatatatatatacacacacacacacacacatacatatatatatatatatatgcggaagaatattaatataaaaaaaattacgaacgaagaaacaaaaacattgtattatttatacgaatgttTAATAATTCAGACAAACGTTAAgtcattaaaatatcaaatattttagcTTGAAAAAAAGTGTgcgaaaaatttcaacgaaaaggAAATGGGTATCTTAAAAGGTCCGatataggaaaagagaagtaaaaataaaaccaaaaattataattacttgGAACTAGTGTATTTGGTAACCGCCTTTGTACCTTCACTTACAGCGTGCTTAGCTAATTCGCCGGGTAACAATAATCTGACAGCGGTTTGGATCTCCCGTGATGTAATCGTCGATCGCTTGTTGTAATGTGCCAGTCTAGATGCCTCAGCGGCTATTCTTTCGAAAACATCGTTAACGAAGCTGTTCATGATGCTCATAGCCTTACTGGATATTCCAGTATCCGGATGTACTTGCTTCAGTACTTTGTAGATATAAATGGCATagctttctttcctcttccgtttcttttttttatcggtcTTACTAATATTCTTTTGCGCTTTTCCAGCTTTTTTCATAGCTTTTCCACTGGTTTTAGGTGGCATTATTAAGATCGTACTCGGGAAGATCCTGCACAGAATACTGTTCGAATCGTTATGAGCACGGATCCTACGTTTTCTTTATGCTGTCGTAGATTCTGCGCCGGCGTACCAATACCGTAACAAAACGCCCACATACCCCTGGTTCGCTCGATGGTTAAGGATAACGAttcgatcggtcggtcggcCGAGTCTGGAGAAGCAAGGAGTGGTCTATTCAggaaaatcatattaaaaatatgatttatttagtTTAACGTATTAATGTCAATTACCTTTGTTACATTATATCTCGTTTTAtcgtgtaaataaatttttcatttattcttatattttacacggtatataattaattattcatatacaAAGAGTGtgaagtattattattatcatcatcattatcaaatATGATATTCTTTTGTTAGGAAgataattcaaattaaaaatttctatttattcaaAGGAAATGTGTCAATCCGTTTCTATGcgttttaatttgatttcagttatttatttttcaaagtgtGAAAATTTTGTCAAATACAATGTAatcaagtatataaaatatatatttaaagataatacATTTAACATAATCccatttatatgtaattataatcaaaagCTTATATAGCTATACTAAAGtatatcttaattaaaaataaatgatggTCTTATAGCTGAaacttaatttcttatttttctgcATCACTGTTTAATTTACTACGGCACTTTACTTCGTAATGACCagtaattttacaaatagaGCATACACTATTCTTTGCTGGACATTTATTTCTATCCATTGCATGACTCTGTCCGCAAAAGCGACAATTTTTTACTGTTAGTTTAGAGCACATCCATGAAAAGTGATTCGGTTTGTTACATTTAGAGCATATTTCCCCATAAGCAAGACATTGTCTTGCTCCGTGATCGCCTCCGCAAAAAccacaattattaatatacatgaGACCAGGACAATATTTTGCaaaatgatttcttcttttgcacTTATtgcattctttatttttcgcaAAACATTGTTCCTTTGAATGGGACTTACCGCAGGAATTACAAGTTTGGCTTTCTTTGAGATTACATTGATTAGATAAATTCCATAGAAAAGCAATTTCTACTAATGTTAAAAACATAAATGttttatcaaaattgaaaTCTGGTAATCTAGAACTGGTTAATGCAATGAAACGTTCTTTGCAAGATTCATTCTTGCTTATGTCATTTGCTAATTtctgttttaatatttgatcaatatttttcagatttctAACAGCATCACccttaaaaatgtaaattattagatatatagatattataattacactatgttatttcatttaaaacatACCTTCAATCTTTCTATATAAtccataatattttcattctcagATTTAATGGCTACATTAAAACTGTGATATGCATCAAActtatacattaatattacaaaattatttttatcttcgccTGTATTAAATACTAACTTCTCAAGAATTTCTTGGCCGATCGGACccataaaattcaaaagaaaatttcccCACTGatgatattttgttttgttttcatcCATGAGGTTCAAAAATACTAATAACTGTTCTTTCCATATAACCCAGCGTTTTATAAAAtctgttaaatttattaaatttgatgGAGGTTTAATCATACTTTttatagaattcttttttttagttgacacatatttttgtttaatagtAAATTTATCATCATCAAATAATTCTTCCTTAGTTGGACAAGATGGTctgtataaaatatctaatataaaacagaaaagtaaaattataatcaagtgataatcaatgataatataataccaTAAATATGGTAACAAATATGGTATTTATATTCGACACTGATTAagctaattattatttaagagaatttatattcacgtaatatattttgttataatataaattaattgtagaACATTTTATCTTACCAtctgaatttatattatttagattcggatatgaattttctaaaaatgcAACATTTTGAGATGTAATATTTGGAGATGTAACATTTGGAGATGTAACATTTGGAGATGTAACATTTGGAGATGTAACATTTGGAAATGTAACATTTGAAGATTTAACATGTGGAATTGTAACATttgatattgtattttttggatatacattattatgtatatttggatatttaaaattttcccCTTTACAACTATCATGTTCATATGTTTCTACTTTACTTTCATCATTCCCaggattattttcattcgtcatattttcaaagtttactttcgttcctttttttttacatttagtTGTGGAAATGATGCAATCATGCACGTTACTTTCTGAATTACCTGCAGTAGTaacattaatgaaataaaattttctttattataactaataatattgatgtagaattatatatacccatattttattgttataaaaaagatatatttcttctatacTTCAATATTGTTATTGATAAATGAagtaatattcttaataattatacgtCAATTATACACAGGTTTTATATTGCTAAATACTtctaaattaatgaaagaataCCGTTTCTAAACTTTAATATATCATCTTCTTTAAAGATGCACAATGAACTGGGggctttccttttcctttatcgATTGTAAGATTTTTGGGATCTTCACATTgtagttattaaaataaactgTTGACATCACTGAGATAAGGCGCTAGCCAATGAGCGATCTCATATTCTTGACATTGctagttataataaaatcatgcATTTTTTAGtactttatcgatcgatatgatTGTTACCATTTCCTATATCGCAGTTATTCGAAAGAAGTTATTTTCTGAGATAAATCGCCAACCAATGAGCGAAGTTATCAATGACTAATCgaatatagtatatagataGAGCTGTGATCGTTGAAATGCACtaaaaatgataaacaaaATAGGCTGCCTTTTCAATTAAGTTCCTTTATACAAATCAATAgcattttatcgttttttttctcttttttaatcaaattatatcaattgtcATTGTTAAtgaattactttaattatcttttctttttttttttaatatttattttattacaaaaaagaaactaaatttataaatttatgaatccGATTTGTCTCTATTttcctcttatcttttttgtctatcttctatttgtcttctttgttatatttaattttatatacataacgttattcaaatatttcaaaatggcGTAAATCAAATATGTACATTGCAACGTAACTTGTAACATAATGTAATTTCCttagggaaaaagaaaaagaaaaaaaaaaaaaaagaaaaagaaaaaattacactTTCCCGATACTTCAGTGacaattttaaaatacaaaattgtatTACGATTTTTTGATCAAAAATGTGTACAAACTGTGTTTGTACAAGATGTTATCATCCAACAAAAGAGTTCATTGATACAGAGTCTCCCTACAGCGAAGTCTCGCAAGAAATTGGTGATACTCGTTTATCCATTAAAGTATCTAAGCGTACCGATGAATCTTCTAAAATTAATAGCAATTGTGCGGATGCATACGGTAAAATAGACTCGATGATATTAAATCGATGCTTAATTAAATCCATTCtgaatgatgaaaaaaattgttattcttattttagGAAAAAAATGTCGAGAAGGTTGCACCAGAATGAACATTATACCTAATGAAGAACCACCTCCAAAGGCTCCAgacgaaaaaatgtttttattaaaatcgataagacAAATAACTCCTAATGATGATTTGAAAAAGAGCTTTGAACTTGAATTTAAATTACCACGAAATTATTTACCTTTACCTCCGGTTCCACAATCTccgattataaaaattcgaaagaccGGTGAAACTGGCAAAAAGAAAGgcaaaaagaaaggtaaaggtaagaagaaaaagaaaaaataacgatactTGAAATTCTATGAACATgtgtaaaatatcaaaatataaaactgtGCAACtgtaacgataaaataaaaatagaaaatgtatatatccttgtagttaaaaaaaaaaaaaaaaaaaaggaagattaatcgaacgtaaaatctttttcttttcatttctcttttttttctttctttttttttttacataaatacatcTTTACGCATTGagataagaaattttacaataacaataaaaatgataataataataataatagaagaaaaataaaacacttcgaaaatctaaattaaaagaatatgcGTCTACTTGTTAGAACCTTCATGTTTTATTCGCTAATAAATTATgctttttcataatatatacattaattaacTACTGTACAAATTCGATATACATTTACAGACTGTGCAGTATAAATATGCTCAGACCTTTCAAAAAGTAGATTGATACCACGTTTAATGCATGCTTGTATCAAAGATACAATAAGTTTTGAGAAAcatatccaattttttttctcttttcaatgtGTCGATGAACTTCCgtatgaattattttgttcGTAATATCGTATGGAAAGAAGAAGTTAAGAGAGATGTTAATTTAAGATTTCGAaacaacgataacaacgaggagtggaatgaaaaaaaccagaaaagataaaagtaatagataataaaaacgagCGTCGACGATGATCTAGAAATTGTTTTGATAAGAGCACTGAACGAATGACGCTTAATTGAAAATACTTTTGCTCTTTCATTGTCTGCCTGACCGGCGATTTATACCAACCGGTTAGGTACTTTAGCGGTTATAAATTGCACGATTTTAAATTGACACCTTGCCGactgtaaaataatatgtacGCGTTACTAAAATCCTCCTCTTGTGGTATTTGTTTACTAGTAACTTCGTCGTTATAATAATACCATACGTCAGTATGAGGGTTTTTTGCATATGCAGTATAATGACCAGCCGATACACCTGAAAcgttcatttataaatttcaaaatagtaatatatttattagaatataccgaagagacagagaatctACACATACCTCCAAAATGACAAACACAAGCATAAAGGTCATATAAATGACGACCTACACTAAGATTAACCAAGGGGAATGTAACTTTATCATCCAATTTTAAACTTGTACACTCATAAAATACAAATCTGCAATGAAtcaagaaaaactaaaaatagtTTGTTGGATattttaatgtatgtatgcatgtgatGTAAGTATGTAGTTTATATAAGATTTTACTTACCGTTTTAAATATACTATAAGGAACTTAGGATACCTGTGAACTGTAAGAGTCTTCGTAGCACATTGATTCCGTTCACATTTTGGACAAAACCAAGGATTGTGTTCATCTAAAGTTTCgctatttataaatgataaaagaaaagattaaaaaagtgttattatttcctttattattaattattattaattccttTAAATGAGTTAttgcaataaatttaattagttATTGCGATGATGTTACCTTTGACTAAATGCTTGTAAACACTCATACAACGATAAAGGATCATGTTGTTTAGTAATACTAGCATGATCGATTGGGCATGCGATTTTAGGAACGTGTTCGGTATAACGAACAGCAAGGTTATCGCCATTCTGTAGAGTGACTATACCGGACTCTGGGACGTTGCAACCTTTACAAGGATTATTATACAGACACCGAGAGCAATGGTGACcctataaagaaaaacgaatattgAATGTAATATTCGTGAATTTATGGAtttactattaaaatattctcattTCACTTATAcgctttttactttttttttgctttgcgATTAGTCAATTACATACCTATTATATACCTAAAAATAAGTTTAAGAGAAATCCTCACCTGTCCATCAACAAAATGAACAGTATAATGTCCTTCTTGTGGTACATTCTTCTTGACAACATCGTACAAGTCTTTAGCATTTACTCTTGATGGTAATCTAATTAAGTATGGGTGACCAAACAGATTTGTACTTTTAAGGTTATTTGATGCTTCATATGTAGTATCATGTCTTAATACCAAAGGAACATTCAAAATTCGAACAACAGGTCTTGGTCGACCGGTGTGATCCACTTTGGTAAAAGCTGTTATATAGGTTTTACATACTGGGCACGTATGTGAGTCCACTTTGGAGTAACTCTGTTGGTTAATACAAGTAACTGCTTtctcaatttatatatatatactacacataaacatataacacaataataactttataattatataaatggaaaaacctgtaaattaattaatatcgatataagaTGCatgattattatacaaaagatATTTAGTTAAATTATTGCATCAGTTTGTCTATGGTTTTTGATTAATCGAGTGTGGGTGAATTATGAAGAACTCACTTATGTAACTTCAATATTATACAGGAACAGAGAACACATCATAGACCATTTTAAGgcaaacataaaaagaaatgataattgGAAAAAATCTTGATCATATATGAACAGTGCATGCTCTGCAATTGTCATTTCAATGCTTTTAACTCTAACAATGAGCTTTTCCTTGAATTTCTAAAGTAAACAAGAGTTGTTGAATTAACTAATAACAATATACTTTATCTTTCGATTGAACAACAAACAactaattgtaaaaaagaaaaaaagaaaaataaaagaagaaaaaaaaggagataataaAACCCTCAGTATATGGCAGTATCAGACTAGTCTGAATTGAGTtctggaataaaaataaaccaGCTTGCAGATTGGACTTAAAAAGCAGATCATATAAGTTTCCATCTTCGTGTTTCCAGTTACCTCTGTTTCAATTGAAACTTCCCCGGTTTATTTGGTAACACAAAGCTGTTTCTAGTTCCCATACACATCTTTAAGATGCCATCCTGCTAGAATGTTTATAGACCTTGTCTCAGACCTTCCCGAGGTTTAATACCGGTAATTAAATACCCTGAATGTGAACCTCTTCTGCTAGATTGATACTGCCAAATTCATCATTgggttaaaaaaagaaacaaaaaaaaaaaaaaaaaaagaaaaggaaaaaaaaaaagaaaagaaaagaaaaaaaacaagaaagtaaaagaacatCTAGAAATAAACAGGAAACACTATTTATgactaaattttattaatttatatttatggtCTTTGTATTATGTTCTAAGATAAAACAactgaaataattatatttttatttaaattaaattaagaaccaaataatattgtatacaaTACTCACTTCTATGCATGCGTCACATATAATGAAGGTGCAATTGTTTTCTCCATGCTTCTTCAAATCACTATTTGAATCGTCTAAACATATTGTACAATGAATTGCTTCATTCACAACTGCACTTCTTTGACAAGAATCAGCTTCTGTTAAACGATCTCCACCACTGTCAGATACGGTAGTACATGCATCAGGAGGATCCGTCAATTCAAATGCATATATGGATCGATTTGTATCATTGACGTGTCTCAACAGTGTATTATCATCCTTAAATGTATAATGAATAgtgatttaaattaattgtcaagtaataaatatctaaaatatatataaaaaaaagtgatttgATTTTGTATTATGGAACGTAGCCTCATAGTTAACTTTTCACACTATGAGAATgttctttcataaaatttttattggagGATAGTATCAACggttattgatattaatcaaaataccgtcttctttttcctccattatttctttatttcttcgtcagaaatatttaatctgtattatatctaataactttttatgcttaaatatttacattcaaagaaatttcattttagtgtaattattatatcatgcAGATGTACACATGTTTCCAAATGTTTCTGAAGAATTGATATCTGTTTTGCTGTATATTTAagatttcctttattttaaaCTTGTAAAATACGGTAGCctgattttattctttattttcgaagaaaatttatataattctatagaTACGTTATAACACTTACCAAAATTTTTGCTATATGATTTTCAAGAACCTCAGCCAGTGCAATGTTCGATAATGAGATCGTGTCCTTTTCAAGAGTATGCAATAATTCCTCCTTTAATTTCCCTACACGGGATTGTTTATTCAGTGAAACTACACATCTTATAGGTCGAGCACCATATGCTGGGACATATGTTACAGTCAATTGCTTTTCCATTGCACGAGGTAATGGGACCGACAAATACATAAATGGTTCGTACGTTACGGAAACATGTTTACAGACAGCACATATGACctgcaaatatataaaaaattatataaaatacctaATACTTGAAGAAgacatatataaatcgattacatatgtatagatgtGTGACCTGTAACAGCAGTATGAGACTTGTCTCTCATGCTTCTCAGAACAAGAAGGATCTGCTGTACTTTGATTTTGGAGACTTTTCACGGTGACAGCCGATTATACTTAGTGCCACCCCAACGTAAGTTCcgtcaattttattataagacatatttcatattttaatacttaCTGTGCTTTTAAACTGTCCTTGAAAAGTATCTactataatactattattacatCGTAAATGCTTAGCCCAATGTTTATCTGCTTCAAGTTCATCTTGTGGAATAACTGATCCATTTTCACCAGTTTGTAGGGCATGTAAACATTGCATTGTACCACTTAATCCATCACGCTTAAGGTTTTTCTCTTGGTCATCCAATCTCATTCGCTTTACATTACACTTTTCTAAATCTCTATCATACTCTAAATCAGAACAACTTGAAACACAAT
The DNA window shown above is from Vespula pensylvanica isolate Volc-1 chromosome 18, ASM1446617v1, whole genome shotgun sequence and carries:
- the LOC122635573 gene encoding uncharacterized protein LOC122635573 isoform X2, with the translated sequence MESQLSSSKLENVSMIGSSEIFHLPEVPEISEVLESTGLSPLTSSLDQTLTLQAENMTIEEELWTEASSPASDCAIPLPPPPELNDFRDVDFRDSNTDSNVESGALVQYGPFFPPSGTPALNNLFAETGDVQDDSIIGPLPAHTEIVVLSAGVCGLRNLGNTCFMAAGLQCLTATPPVLHHFLNLEEKGEKLPPPGSLMAHFSGLLCKMWSGKYSVLKPTEFKQTLGVYHSQFKDYRQHDCQEFLALLLDSLHEQMNTAKSSKNCHVPVTTSTAKSSFNLIENSNGKNVSSATATRNSNCTSDFLEPYNCLAPLDSPNSPNITMAGSLRDFNSPVCELDSTANSPRNSPLNDDDDEETLDSDEMMGTKTGSFIHNEVNEGSSDTCSLMLNTWNKLYKNASELHGLYDIHKEAKTSNANFLVTQQECNNEIHYDSQKFPKENVHRMPLDNSNLMENHDFDNKSVSIKRIKEVNIQKSNCEVDCVSSCSDLEYDRDLEKCNVKRMRLDDQEKNLKRDGLSGTMQCLHALQTGENGSVIPQDELEADKHWAKHLRCNNSIIVDTFQGQFKSTVICAVCKHVSVTYEPFMYLSVPLPRAMEKQLTVTYVPAYGARPIRCVVSLNKQSRVGKLKEELLHTLEKDTISLSNIALAEVLENHIAKILDDNTLLRHVNDTNRSIYAFELTDPPDACTTVSDSGGDRLTEADSCQRSAVVNEAIHCTICLDDSNSDLKKHGENNCTFIICDACIESYSKVDSHTCPVCKTYITAFTKVDHTGRPRPVVRILNVPLVLRHDTTYEASNNLKSTNLFGHPYLIRLPSRVNAKDLYDVVKKNVPQEGHYTVHFVDGQGHHCSRCLYNNPCKGCNVPESGIVTLQNGDNLAVRYTEHVPKIACPIDHASITKQHDPLSLYECLQAFSQSETLDEHNPWFCPKCERNQCATKTLTVHRYPKFLIVYLKRNVKNMRSLIG
- the LOC122635578 gene encoding uncharacterized protein LOC122635578, with amino-acid sequence MCTNCVCTRCYHPTKEFIDTESPYSEVSQEIGDTRLSIKVSKRTDESSKINSNCADAYGKKCREGCTRMNIIPNEEPPPKAPDEKMFLLKSIRQITPNDDLKKSFELEFKLPRNYLPLPPVPQSPIIKIRKTGETGKKKGKKKGKGKKKKKK
- the LOC122635579 gene encoding histone H2B, giving the protein MPPKTSGKAMKKAGKAQKNISKTDKKKKRKRKESYAIYIYKVLKQVHPDTGISSKAMSIMNSFVNDVFERIAAEASRLAHYNKRSTITSREIQTAVRLLLPGELAKHAVSEGTKAVTKYTSSK
- the LOC122635576 gene encoding uncharacterized protein LOC122635576, translating into MGNSESNVHDCIISTTKCKKKGTKVNFENMTNENNPGNDESKVETYEHDSCKGENFKYPNIHNNVYPKNTISNVTIPHVKSSNVTFPNVTSPNVTSPNVTSPNVTSPNITSQNVAFLENSYPNLNNINSDDILYRPSCPTKEELFDDDKFTIKQKYVSTKKKNSIKSMIKPPSNLINLTDFIKRWVIWKEQLLVFLNLMDENKTKYHQWGNFLLNFMGPIGQEILEKLVFNTGEDKNNFVILMYKFDAYHSFNVAIKSENENIMDYIERLKGDAVRNLKNIDQILKQKLANDISKNESCKERFIALTSSRLPDFNFDKTFMFLTLVEIAFLWNLSNQCNLKESQTCNSCGKSHSKEQCFAKNKECNKCKRRNHFAKYCPGLMYINNCGFCGGDHGARQCLAYGEICSKCNKPNHFSWMCSKLTVKNCRFCGQSHAMDRNKCPAKNSVCSICKITGHYEVKCRSKLNSDAEK
- the LOC122635573 gene encoding ubiquitin carboxyl-terminal hydrolase 32-like isoform X3 — encoded protein: MAAGLQCLTATPPVLHHFLNLEEKGEKLPPPGSLMAHFSGLLCKMWSGKYSVLKPTEFKQTLGVYHSQFKDYRQHDCQEFLALLLDSLHEQMNTAKSSKNCHVPVTTSTAKSSFNLIENSNGKNVSSATATRNSNCTSDFLEPYNCLAPLDSPNSPNITMAGSLRDFNSPVCELDSTANSPRNSPLNDDDDEETLDSDEMMGTKTGSFIHNEVNEGSSDTCSLMLNTWNKLYKNASELHGLYDIHKEAKTSNANFLVTQQECNNEIHYDSQKFPKENVHRMPLDNSNLMENHDFDNKSVSIKRIKEVNIQKSNCEVDCVSSCSDLEYDRDLEKCNVKRMRLDDQEKNLKRDGLSGTMQCLHALQTGENGSVIPQDELEADKHWAKHLRCNNSIIVDTFQGQFKSTVICAVCKHVSVTYEPFMYLSVPLPRAMEKQLTVTYVPAYGARPIRCVVSLNKQSRVGKLKEELLHTLEKDTISLSNIALAEVLENHIAKILDDNTLLRHVNDTNRSIYAFELTDPPDACTTVSDSGGDRLTEADSCQRSAVVNEAIHCTICLDDSNSDLKKHGENNCTFIICDACIESYSKVDSHTCPVCKTYITAFTKVDHTGRPRPVVRILNVPLVLRHDTTYEASNNLKSTNLFGHPYLIRLPSRVNAKDLYDVVKKNVPQEGHYTVHFVDGQGHHCSRCLYNNPCKGCNVPESGIVTLQNGDNLAVRYTEHVPKIACPIDHASITKQHDPLSLYECLQAFSQSETLDEHNPWFCPKCERNQCATKTLTVHRYPKFLIVYLKRFVFYECTSLKLDDKVTFPLVNLSVGRHLYDLYACVCHFGGVSAGHYTAYAKNPHTDVWYYYNDEVTSKQIPQEEDFSNAYILFYSRQGVNLKSCNL
- the LOC122635573 gene encoding uncharacterized protein LOC122635573 isoform X1 — translated: MESQLSSSKLENVSMIGSSEIFHLPEVPEISEVLESTGLSPLTSSLDQTLTLQAENMTIEEELWTEASSPASDCAIPLPPPPELNDFRDVDFRDSNTDSNVESGALVQYGPFFPPSGTPALNNLFAETGDVQDDSIIGPLPAHTEIVVLSAGVCGLRNLGNTCFMAAGLQCLTATPPVLHHFLNLEEKGEKLPPPGSLMAHFSGLLCKMWSGKYSVLKPTEFKQTLGVYHSQFKDYRQHDCQEFLALLLDSLHEQMNTAKSSKNCHVPVTTSTAKSSFNLIENSNGKNVSSATATRNSNCTSDFLEPYNCLAPLDSPNSPNITMAGSLRDFNSPVCELDSTANSPRNSPLNDDDDEETLDSDEMMGTKTGSFIHNEVNEGSSDTCSLMLNTWNKLYKNASELHGLYDIHKEAKTSNANFLVTQQECNNEIHYDSQKFPKENVHRMPLDNSNLMENHDFDNKSVSIKRIKEVNIQKSNCEVDCVSSCSDLEYDRDLEKCNVKRMRLDDQEKNLKRDGLSGTMQCLHALQTGENGSVIPQDELEADKHWAKHLRCNNSIIVDTFQGQFKSTVICAVCKHVSVTYEPFMYLSVPLPRAMEKQLTVTYVPAYGARPIRCVVSLNKQSRVGKLKEELLHTLEKDTISLSNIALAEVLENHIAKILDDNTLLRHVNDTNRSIYAFELTDPPDACTTVSDSGGDRLTEADSCQRSAVVNEAIHCTICLDDSNSDLKKHGENNCTFIICDACIESYSKVDSHTCPVCKTYITAFTKVDHTGRPRPVVRILNVPLVLRHDTTYEASNNLKSTNLFGHPYLIRLPSRVNAKDLYDVVKKNVPQEGHYTVHFVDGQGHHCSRCLYNNPCKGCNVPESGIVTLQNGDNLAVRYTEHVPKIACPIDHASITKQHDPLSLYECLQAFSQSETLDEHNPWFCPKCERNQCATKTLTVHRYPKFLIVYLKRFVFYECTSLKLDDKVTFPLVNLSVGRHLYDLYACVCHFGGVSAGHYTAYAKNPHTDVWYYYNDEVTSKQIPQEEDFSNAYILFYSRQGVNLKSCNL